One window from the genome of bacterium encodes:
- a CDS encoding nuclear transport factor 2 family protein, whose amino-acid sequence MDEKLQELLDKQAINEVIQRISRTMDWLDDEGQASCYWPDAAIDFGFFVGRADAYVPFVMEHERKATKRWHMMSSASLKMDGDRAQAESYGITTGSVGSEFNMMFGGRYLDEFEKRDGEWRISKRMYMLDWMKPFEDQSAGAQFEGGRMNTPDISEAGHELYRAM is encoded by the coding sequence GTGGACGAGAAACTGCAGGAACTGCTCGACAAGCAGGCGATCAATGAAGTGATACAACGTATCAGCCGCACGATGGACTGGCTGGACGATGAGGGGCAGGCCTCCTGCTACTGGCCGGACGCTGCAATCGACTTCGGCTTCTTCGTCGGCCGTGCGGATGCTTACGTGCCCTTCGTCATGGAGCATGAACGAAAGGCCACCAAGCGCTGGCATATGATGTCCAGTGCCTCGCTCAAGATGGACGGCGACCGGGCCCAGGCGGAGTCCTACGGTATCACGACCGGATCCGTTGGCAGCGAGTTCAACATGATGTTTGGCGGACGCTACCTGGATGAGTTCGAGAAGCGTGACGGCGAGTGGCGCATCTCCAAGCGTATGTACATGCTCGATTGGATGAAGCCATTCGAAGATCAATCCGCTGGCGCCCAGTTCGAGGGCGGGCGCATGAATACTCCGGACATTTCGGAGGCCGGTCACGAGCTGTACCGGGCCATGTGA